In a single window of the Labrus mixtus chromosome 20, fLabMix1.1, whole genome shotgun sequence genome:
- the tmem205 gene encoding transmembrane protein 205, whose protein sequence is MVMEGEPTDLVKVLHLLALSFSWGMQVWVSFIAGFALVWQVPLHTFGLVQSKLFPVYFYCLMGSSGVSLALYAVYHPRDLLDWHESLQMALYFVALVMAGLNARWFGPAATEVMFQMREVEKEHGLGNQIGLSTQREAYAKLKEQDPKYRAYKSTFGRYHGLSNLCNLLGVICTTTNLIYTALNLSTI, encoded by the exons ATGGTGATGGAGGGGGAGCCTACAGACTTGGTGAAAGTGCTACACCTTCTTGCACTCTCTTTCTCCTGGGGCATGCAGGTCTGGGTCTCTTTCATAGCAG GTTTTGCATTGGTGTGGCAGGTTCCTCTGCACACCTTTGGCCTGGTACAGAGTAAGCTTTTCCCTGTGTATTTCTATTGTCTAATGGGGAGTAGTGGTGTCAGCTTAGCTCTGTATGCTGTGTACCACCCCAGAGATCTGCTGGACTGGCATGAAAGTTTACAG ATGGCTCTGTACTTTGTGGCACTGGTCATGGCCGGTCTAAACGCTCGCTGGTTTGGCCCAGCAGCCACTGAGGTGATGTTCCAAATgagggaggtggagaaggaACATGGCTTGGGGAATCAGATTGGCCTTAGCACCCAGAGAGAGGCATATGCTAAGCTCAAAGAGCAGGACCCCAAGTACAGAGCTTACAAGAGCACATTTGGCCGTTACCACGGGCTGTCCAACCTCTGCAATCTGCTCGGAGTCATCTGCACCACAACCAATTTGATCTACACAGCTTTGAATTTATCCACTATTTAg
- the elof1 gene encoding transcription elongation factor 1 homolog, with amino-acid sequence MQSIFHCFTSICRYTTLLMGRRKSKRKPPPKKKMTGNLDVQFTCPFCNHEKSCDVKMERTRNTGIISCSVCLEEFQTPITYLSEPVDVYSDWIDACEAANQ; translated from the exons ATGCAAAGCATCTTCCATTGCTTTACATCAATTTG caGATATACAACATTACTAATGGGGCGCAGAAAGTCAAAGAGGAAGCCACCTCCTAAGAAAAAAATGACGGGCAACCTGGACGTCCAATTCACTTGCCCATTCTGTAATCATGAGAAATCATGTGACGTCAAAAT GGAAAGAACCAGAAACACAGGGATTATATCATGCAGTGTCTGCTTGGAGGAGTTCCAAACTCCAATAACTT ATCTGTCCGAACCTGTGGATGTTTACAGTGATTGGATCGATGCCTGTGAAGCAGCCAATCAATAG
- the cnn1b gene encoding calponin-1: MSTHFRSGPAFGLSAEVKSKLAGKYDPQKEEELRLWIEDVTGKRIGDGFMESLKDGVLLCELINVLQPGSVRKVNNSGQNWHQLENIGNFVRAITEYGLRANDIFEANDLFENVNHTQVQSTLIALAGMAKSKGFHSKYDLGVRYAEKQERRFAPEKLREGRNIIGLQMGTNKLASQKGMTSYGTRRHLYDAKMAMDNPVDQSTISLQMGTNKGASQAGMTAPGTRRHIFDKKLELENCDTTTISLQMGTNKVASQQGMTTYGLPRQVFDNKYCTNPTETFYDNGSEVEFDGYQYSD, from the exons CTTGCGGGGAAGTACGACCCCCAGAAGGAAGAGGAGCTGAGGCTGTGGATCGAGGATGTGACTGGGAAAAGGATCGGGGACGGCTTCATGGAGAGTCTGAAGGACGGTGTCCTGTTGTGCGA GCTCATTAATGTTCTCCAGCCAGGTTCAGTGAGAAAGGTCAACAACTCGGGTCAAAACTGGCACCAG CTGGAAAACATTGGGAATTTTGTTCGTGCCATAACAGAGTACGGCCTGAGGGCAAACGACATCTTTGAGGCCAACGATCTATTTGAGAATGTCAACCACACTCAGGTCCAAAGCACACTCATCGCTCTGGCTGGAATG GCCAAGTCCAAAGGGTTCCACTCCAAGTACGACCTGGGTGTGAGGTACGCCGAAAAACAGGAGCGTCGCTTCGCTCCAGAGAAGCTCAGGGAGGGACGTAACATCATAGGCCTGCAG ATGGGCACCAACAAGCTTGCCAGCCAGAAGGGCATGACCTCGTACGGCACACGACGCCATCTGTACGATGCCAAGATGGCCATGGACAACCCAGTAGACCAATCCACTATCAGCCTACAGATGGGCACCAATAAGGGAGCCAGCCAA GCTGGCATGACAGCCCCAGGGACCAGGAGGCATATCTTTGACAAGAAGTTGGAGCTGGAGAACTGTGACACTACCACCATTTCTCTGCAGATGGGCACCAACAAAGTGGCCTCTCAGCAGGGCATGACCACTTACGGCCTGCCCCGCCAGGTCTTTGACAACAAGTACTGCACCAACCCCACTGAGACCTTCTATGACAACGGAAGTGAGGTGGAGTTTGATGGCTACCAGTACTCTGACTAA